One part of the Francisella adeliensis genome encodes these proteins:
- a CDS encoding phage replisome organizer N-terminal domain-containing protein: MKKYYWLKLKNNFFSQREIKKLRNIAGGDTYVIIYLKLLLNSLENVDKILYAETEENIVEQLSYDLDEDAQNIQVTLNFLVKNQLAEIAENQDIWMIETKELTGSESESASRVRRHREKKKALQCNSVVTGSNKLVTTETEQEKQIEKKKETETQTQLENDDKSKKKYSFSSISDSDELEAIKNHLHSLSLSSNQATQILIKYSIEDIEKAILSTHNAFKANKIKTKPFHYLNGVLQNMSNGGGV, translated from the coding sequence ATGAAAAAATATTATTGGCTGAAGCTCAAGAATAATTTTTTCTCTCAACGAGAGATAAAAAAATTGAGAAATATTGCAGGTGGCGATACTTATGTAATTATTTATCTTAAGCTATTGCTTAATAGTTTAGAAAATGTGGACAAAATATTATATGCCGAAACTGAGGAGAATATTGTCGAACAATTATCTTATGATCTTGATGAAGATGCTCAAAACATTCAAGTGACTTTGAATTTCTTAGTGAAAAATCAATTGGCAGAAATAGCCGAAAATCAAGATATATGGATGATTGAAACAAAAGAGCTAACAGGCTCTGAAAGCGAGTCAGCATCGAGGGTTAGAAGACATAGGGAAAAGAAGAAAGCGTTACAATGTAACTCAGTTGTAACTGGAAGTAACAAATTAGTAACGACAGAGACAGAACAAGAAAAACAAATAGAAAAAAAGAAAGAAACAGAAACACAGACACAACTCGAAAATGATGATAAATCAAAGAAAAAATATTCATTCTCTTCAATTTCTGACTCCGATGAATTAGAAGCTATCAAGAATCATTTACATTCGTTAAGTTTAAGTAGTAATCAGGCAACTCAAATTTTAATTAAATATTCTATAGAGGATATAGAGAAAGCCATCTTATCGACGCATAACGCCTTCAAGGCAAATAAAATTAAAACTAAGCCTTTCCATTACCTTAATGGGGTTTTGCAAAATATGAGCAATGGAGGAGGAGTATGA
- a CDS encoding TriL protein, which yields MIETRGRKDLIEQGNKRIKLALDFLADEVYTNRQILREVTGITSSQGIGGFIKRLEKLGFAKEVNLPSVEEPNKTYKIIGITSQGMGEVGFTDRRGFELSKLKHSQLLHKFLCQQVHLQAIKQNHEFISGRWLTDEWFGGRNTKRPDAVIITQDNQKIAIEAERTIKSKYRYQQIIVQYLKMIKANQITRVRYIMPDQAKAQMVEKAMKSIKSVTVSTNGQKRQFNLTDDVWKWFEFGAI from the coding sequence ATGATTGAGACTAGAGGTAGAAAAGACCTTATTGAGCAAGGTAATAAGCGAATTAAACTAGCTTTAGACTTTTTAGCTGATGAAGTTTATACCAATAGACAAATCTTACGAGAAGTCACAGGAATTACTTCATCACAAGGTATTGGAGGTTTTATCAAAAGACTAGAAAAACTAGGCTTTGCTAAAGAGGTTAATCTACCTAGTGTAGAAGAGCCGAATAAAACTTATAAAATAATCGGTATAACATCACAAGGTATGGGCGAAGTTGGCTTTACTGATAGGCGTGGTTTTGAGTTAAGTAAACTCAAGCATTCTCAACTACTGCATAAGTTTTTATGTCAACAAGTACACTTGCAAGCAATCAAACAAAACCATGAATTTATTAGTGGTAGATGGCTAACTGATGAGTGGTTTGGTGGCAGAAATACTAAACGACCTGATGCTGTTATTATCACTCAAGATAATCAAAAAATAGCTATAGAAGCTGAAAGAACGATAAAGAGCAAATATCGCTATCAGCAGATAATTGTGCAATATCTAAAGATGATAAAAGCTAATCAGATAACTAGAGTTAGATATATAATGCCAGATCAAGCTAAAGCTCAAATGGTTGAAAAAGCTATGAAATCCATTAAGTCTGTAACAGTTTCGACCAATGGGCAAAAACGACAATTCAATCTAACTGATGATGTTTGGAAGTGGTTTGAGTTTGGAGCTATCTAA
- a CDS encoding ATP-binding protein, translated as MNSFSWHNIISLNNSQNDAFEELVCQIAKREAFQNKKDYKKIGNPDAGVECYIILEDGGEIGFQAKWFLSTPQETQWTQIEKSFKTALEKRPKIITYYVAIPIDRADPRINNQKSFMDKWNEKTKKWSKYAKDEYDRDISFIYWGSSELIERLSKKENDGLKSFFFNELDLSDEWLKDQNELAISDLGKRYTPEINVELDVVENFDVLSLNQSFRNKVDKLYHEMIVSYKDLSINEENLESFSDSLGKKILELELLYNSMIFDGVSKIDFLEINLLLESIKDDVFKLDETLRKLNEKEIEDKKLETFDGYRQPTSYDNSIRTLAKFLSVLYEFIDLLDSNAFRLINTPFMILKGDAGIGKSHLLADVISQRLEDGFNSIFLLGQHFREDKDPWSQIFSLLGLNTSKEKFLGALNAKGESQNKRLIIFIDAINEGKGRNFWKDFLIGFIKTIKRYEWLGLVLSVRTSYFDLVVPQEVFERNLAISITHSGFEGVEYNASKRFFQNYNILQPSIPLLNPEFSNPLFLKLFCDGLNKKGLSYIPQGYEGITNIINFFIEGIEDKLSKKYSNIKSLKTVQKVIDVLISMIIKNQAIYYDEALETIIREVTSKYGVNNDFLDDLIIEGLLTKNPFYNYDTKKFEEGIYFAYERFEDHLKAKYLLDNYLDISNLTESFEKEPLSDYFNDENINYNRGLIDALSIQLPEKSSIELIDIVNQNNLIVESFLDSLLWRENSTITYKTKDRLIKNIGNEYFSEKIYDTLFSLASNPNHPLNGDFLFDYLSSFSMRDRDIFLSSIINRIYLGNDVNSISRLIDWAWSNDDKNHICDESILLTVTTLSWFLISSNRKLRDYTTKAMISILQNRVNVLIYLLQKFEDINEPYIYERLFAVAYGVVIRVETSDSLNELGEYIYNVIFNKDEVYPHILLRDYAKNTIDYITYLNVDLDIEFEKVNPPYKSSLPEIKDLPTEQEIEAYREKDVNYHHSRIISSMLTEYGHDNKGGYGDFGRYILGSALSSFECREHEQLLSNFACKKIFEEYGYDAKLFDVCESRINNINKRQRSYSRYDHIIERIGKKYQWIAFYDLLARVSDNFKMFDSYWARDKKKLPYKGSFEPNVRNIDPTLIIKRNKTTKKENGWWIPKVKISWNIDSNEWINCIKDLPKFNDCIEIKDNHNQSWIAFSTFPVWDEPLAKGYKKGDIESKELWYQLRGYFIEKKNKPKYISWAKKQNFWNDWMPSENNWYQMFNRESYWSDAYKYFEEDKVWLSVSNYSDGECFEGIALSTEKYYWEDEHDYSKDETPLSFLKPSKILFDRLKLKYSSKEEGIFLDQNDNIICFDTSIYDDSAGCLLIKKDILIDFLDEYDLSLVWTLVGEKLVRLSNHQYLHMSITGCAYFDENSIGMLEVNKI; from the coding sequence ATGAATAGCTTTAGTTGGCACAATATTATAAGCTTAAACAATTCTCAAAATGATGCTTTTGAGGAGCTAGTTTGTCAGATAGCAAAAAGAGAAGCTTTTCAAAATAAAAAGGACTATAAAAAAATAGGTAACCCTGATGCAGGGGTTGAGTGCTATATTATATTAGAGGATGGGGGTGAAATAGGGTTTCAAGCAAAATGGTTTCTTTCTACTCCTCAAGAGACTCAATGGACACAAATAGAAAAATCATTTAAAACAGCCTTAGAAAAGCGTCCTAAGATTATCACATACTATGTTGCCATTCCTATTGATAGAGCAGATCCAAGAATTAATAACCAAAAATCTTTCATGGATAAATGGAATGAAAAAACTAAAAAATGGAGTAAGTATGCCAAAGATGAGTATGATCGAGATATTAGCTTCATATATTGGGGTAGCTCTGAATTAATAGAAAGATTATCTAAAAAAGAAAATGATGGTTTAAAGAGTTTTTTCTTTAATGAACTTGATTTATCAGATGAATGGCTTAAAGACCAAAATGAGTTAGCAATTTCTGATTTAGGAAAGAGATATACCCCAGAGATAAATGTAGAGCTTGATGTAGTTGAGAATTTTGACGTATTAAGTTTAAATCAAAGCTTTAGAAATAAGGTTGATAAGCTTTATCATGAGATGATTGTTTCTTACAAAGATTTATCTATAAATGAAGAAAATCTCGAATCATTTTCAGATTCTTTAGGTAAAAAAATATTAGAACTAGAGCTTTTATATAACTCTATGATTTTTGATGGAGTTTCAAAAATTGATTTTCTAGAGATTAATTTATTACTAGAAAGTATTAAAGATGATGTGTTTAAATTAGATGAGACTTTACGTAAATTAAATGAGAAAGAAATAGAGGATAAAAAACTTGAGACTTTTGATGGTTATCGTCAGCCAACAAGTTATGATAATAGTATACGAACTTTGGCTAAATTTTTATCAGTATTATATGAATTCATAGATTTGCTTGATTCAAATGCTTTTAGGCTTATAAATACGCCATTTATGATCTTAAAAGGAGATGCTGGAATTGGAAAGTCTCATCTTTTAGCTGATGTAATAAGCCAGCGGTTAGAAGATGGTTTTAATTCTATTTTTCTACTAGGGCAACACTTTCGAGAAGATAAAGATCCTTGGAGCCAAATATTCAGTTTACTTGGGTTAAATACCAGTAAAGAAAAATTCTTAGGAGCTTTAAATGCAAAGGGAGAATCACAAAATAAGCGATTAATAATATTTATTGATGCTATAAATGAAGGTAAAGGACGTAATTTTTGGAAAGACTTTTTAATTGGATTTATAAAAACAATTAAAAGATATGAATGGCTTGGTTTGGTATTAAGTGTTAGGACTTCTTATTTTGATTTGGTTGTTCCCCAAGAAGTATTTGAAAGAAATTTAGCAATTTCTATAACTCACTCTGGCTTTGAAGGTGTTGAGTATAATGCATCAAAGAGATTTTTTCAAAACTATAACATACTACAACCATCTATACCATTGCTTAATCCTGAGTTTTCTAACCCTCTCTTTTTAAAACTTTTTTGTGACGGTTTAAACAAAAAAGGCTTAAGTTATATCCCTCAAGGATATGAAGGAATTACTAATATTATTAATTTTTTTATAGAAGGGATTGAAGATAAACTATCAAAAAAATATTCAAATATAAAAAGTCTGAAAACTGTTCAAAAAGTTATTGATGTATTAATTTCAATGATAATTAAAAATCAAGCAATATATTATGATGAAGCTTTAGAAACTATTATTCGAGAAGTCACTTCTAAATATGGCGTAAATAATGATTTTTTAGATGATTTGATAATAGAGGGTTTGTTAACAAAAAATCCATTTTATAATTATGATACAAAAAAGTTTGAAGAAGGTATTTATTTCGCATATGAGCGTTTTGAAGATCATTTAAAAGCAAAATATCTTTTAGATAACTATTTGGATATTAGTAATCTTACAGAATCATTTGAAAAAGAGCCTTTAAGTGATTATTTTAATGATGAAAATATTAATTATAATCGAGGTTTGATAGATGCATTGAGCATACAATTGCCAGAAAAATCTTCCATAGAGCTTATTGATATAGTTAATCAAAATAACTTAATTGTAGAGAGTTTCTTAGATAGTTTATTATGGAGAGAAAATAGTACTATAACTTATAAAACAAAAGATAGATTAATAAAAAATATAGGTAATGAATACTTTAGTGAAAAAATATACGACACATTATTTTCTTTGGCTTCAAATCCTAATCATCCTTTAAATGGAGATTTTCTATTTGATTATCTATCTAGTTTTTCTATGAGAGATAGAGATATATTCTTGAGTTCTATAATTAACAGAATTTATTTAGGTAATGATGTTAATTCTATTTCAAGATTAATTGATTGGGCTTGGTCAAATGATGATAAAAATCATATCTGTGATGAATCAATTTTATTAACTGTAACAACATTATCTTGGTTTTTAATATCGTCAAATAGAAAGCTTAGAGATTATACTACCAAAGCAATGATTTCTATCTTACAAAACAGAGTGAATGTGCTTATATACTTGTTACAGAAGTTTGAAGATATAAATGAACCGTATATATATGAACGACTATTCGCCGTTGCTTATGGGGTAGTTATTAGAGTTGAAACAAGTGATTCTTTAAATGAATTAGGTGAATATATTTATAATGTAATTTTTAATAAGGATGAGGTTTATCCGCATATTTTACTTAGAGACTATGCAAAAAATACTATTGATTATATTACTTATTTAAATGTTGATTTAGATATTGAATTTGAGAAAGTTAATCCTCCTTACAAGAGCTCGTTACCAGAAATTAAAGATCTTCCGACTGAGCAAGAAATAGAAGCTTATAGAGAAAAAGATGTGAATTATCATCATAGTAGAATAATTTCATCTATGCTGACAGAGTATGGGCATGACAATAAGGGAGGTTATGGAGATTTTGGCAGATATATCTTAGGTAGTGCCTTATCAAGTTTTGAGTGTAGAGAGCATGAGCAATTATTAAGTAATTTTGCGTGTAAAAAAATATTTGAAGAATATGGATATGATGCAAAATTATTTGATGTATGCGAGTCTCGAATAAATAATATTAATAAGAGGCAAAGATCGTATAGTAGATATGATCATATTATAGAACGTATTGGTAAAAAGTATCAGTGGATAGCATTCTACGATCTGTTGGCTAGAGTTTCAGATAACTTTAAAATGTTTGATTCATATTGGGCAAGAGATAAAAAAAAATTACCATATAAGGGTAGTTTTGAGCCGAACGTGAGAAATATTGATCCGACATTAATAATCAAAAGAAATAAAACTACAAAAAAGGAGAATGGTTGGTGGATTCCAAAAGTAAAAATTTCTTGGAATATTGATAGCAATGAGTGGATTAATTGTATAAAGGACTTGCCAAAATTTAATGACTGTATTGAAATAAAAGATAATCATAATCAGTCATGGATTGCTTTTTCTACATTTCCTGTATGGGATGAGCCATTAGCAAAGGGTTATAAAAAAGGTGATATTGAAAGTAAAGAGCTCTGGTATCAACTTAGAGGTTATTTTATAGAAAAGAAAAATAAACCTAAGTATATAAGCTGGGCTAAAAAACAAAATTTTTGGAATGATTGGATGCCTTCAGAGAATAATTGGTATCAGATGTTTAATCGAGAGAGTTACTGGTCAGACGCATATAAGTATTTTGAGGAAGATAAAGTTTGGTTAAGTGTAAGTAATTATTCAGATGGAGAGTGTTTTGAAGGAATTGCATTATCTACAGAAAAATATTATTGGGAGGATGAACATGATTACTCAAAAGATGAAACACCTTTAAGCTTTTTAAAACCATCTAAAATTTTATTTGATAGACTTAAGCTTAAATATAGCTCAAAAGAAGAAGGTATATTTTTAGATCAAAATGATAATATTATTTGCTTTGATACTAGTATATATGATGATTCAGCAGGTTGTTTACTTATTAAAAAAGATATTCTAATAGACTTTTTAGATGAATATGACTTAAGTCTAGTTTGGACATTAGTTGGAGAGAAGCTAGTACGTTTGTCTAATCATCAGTATCTACACATGAGTATAACAGGATGTGCTTATTTTGATGAAAATTCTATAGGAATGCTAGAAGTTAATAAAATATAA
- the rlmH gene encoding 23S rRNA (pseudouridine(1915)-N(3))-methyltransferase RlmH, whose product MKIKIISLGEKPPKWVADGYDEYKKRLSKSIPLELVELPIAKRSKTGNPKLWMEQEAKTILNKLSPNEHLVILDVASKVISTEELADKMQNWKFNSPNVVILIGGPDGIDQSIKNIAKEKISISKMTFPHPIVRIIIAEQLYRAYTIIEGHPYHK is encoded by the coding sequence ATGAAAATAAAAATCATATCTCTAGGTGAAAAACCACCTAAATGGGTAGCTGACGGCTATGATGAGTACAAGAAACGACTCAGTAAATCTATACCTTTGGAGCTTGTAGAATTGCCCATAGCAAAACGATCAAAGACTGGTAACCCAAAATTATGGATGGAGCAAGAGGCTAAGACTATATTAAACAAACTAAGTCCCAATGAACATCTTGTTATTTTAGATGTTGCATCAAAAGTTATATCGACTGAAGAACTAGCTGATAAAATGCAAAATTGGAAATTTAATAGCCCTAATGTTGTAATCCTAATAGGTGGACCAGACGGTATAGATCAAAGTATAAAAAATATCGCTAAAGAAAAAATCTCTATTTCTAAAATGACATTCCCCCACCCTATTGTGCGAATCATAATTGCTGAACAACTTTATAGAGCATACACAATCATTGAAGGTCACCCTTATCATAAATAA
- the yaaA gene encoding peroxide stress protein YaaA, with amino-acid sequence MIIVISPAKSQNFEPVNDEYKFTQPIFKDQIELLINKLKHYEIPEIEKLMKISPKLATEVFDKHNSFDSTKYDLENSKAAIFTFSGDVYKGLDANSLDSNTVNYAQDHLLMLSGLYGLIRPLDLMQAYRLEMGTKIKIDDKVLYKYWQDKITAQLNELFNTQENKTLINLASNEYSQAIDKKSLKADWLDIDFKENKNGAFKTIGIHAKKARGLMSRYILENKIEDTESIKKFDIAGYSFNSELSNKNLLCFTR; translated from the coding sequence ATGATTATAGTAATTTCTCCAGCTAAGAGTCAAAATTTTGAGCCTGTAAATGATGAATATAAATTCACTCAACCAATATTTAAAGATCAAATAGAACTACTTATAAATAAGCTAAAACATTACGAAATACCAGAAATTGAAAAACTTATGAAAATAAGTCCAAAACTAGCAACTGAAGTTTTTGATAAACATAACTCTTTCGACTCTACAAAGTACGACTTAGAAAACTCAAAAGCTGCTATTTTCACATTTAGTGGAGATGTTTATAAGGGGCTAGATGCAAATTCACTTGACTCTAATACTGTAAACTATGCTCAAGATCATTTATTAATGCTTTCAGGATTATACGGACTTATTCGCCCTCTTGACTTAATGCAAGCTTATAGACTAGAAATGGGTACCAAGATAAAAATCGATGACAAAGTGCTTTACAAGTATTGGCAAGATAAAATCACAGCTCAATTAAATGAGTTATTTAATACTCAAGAGAATAAAACTCTAATAAACCTAGCATCAAATGAATACTCTCAAGCTATAGATAAAAAATCACTTAAAGCTGATTGGCTTGATATTGATTTTAAAGAGAACAAAAATGGTGCATTCAAGACTATCGGTATCCATGCAAAAAAAGCTCGTGGTTTAATGAGTAGATATATTCTAGAAAATAAAATAGAAGATACAGAAAGCATTAAAAAATTTGATATAGCTGGATATAGTTTTAACTCTGAGCTTTCTAACAAAAACTTACTTTGCTTTACGAGATAA
- a CDS encoding type IV secretion system DNA-binding domain-containing protein, whose amino-acid sequence MKNTNKNIKQNNTTIAIVPFMLIGIPIITALALIFSYNSDGLNGLFTTISKLVNYSGFKEDGGWHFRLILVLPILSLSYYVGFTMLKKHEVIFSIQMMKYLLMVVFIAISSIFLMGVGWAIAVYLIKAFSFIHLYGSPFDRLSAITNSYPYAKSYDLLSDYLWANIVVFYITLALLSITQLVLSKTIYPRKIEPFFSEYMSDKANFNKKSEGLKSSEDELEELGYRLSKMKTFEPSFYFKDSFTFIAKDIENKKPVYINDNKIVNKELPHIAIVGASGSGKGVFSQSFLVQMILKNYPVIAFDPNEDEHMMKNLKNNAEKMGKKFHWINFKNYDTPQINILQDCNAYEFKELTNLLFPALKIKNSDGNYYAQFSRRARGLYEKEVGGVKCMYDLHKKVFEKYGEDYLKDDNGNLPQFVQEFAEFASISMFKVEESISIAQAIQNGDVIYISCPEMSADDEITYLCKAFFIRILQIIKSRDLKNAKHVFLFVDEFAEFVNKSVKSAIEQVRKKGCTMLMNMTSFESLDGIDTDVKGSAVITTVKNNSLKLIYQQPHEELSEKASKMTGEKIIKVERNHIKRNEAMQEIDQVMETVQTSQKTNVFSPTMLANLPAKVGVFVGQGLPRLVQTEVLKYPKDTQLPTLLEAPAYHEEKESANDDSDIMGAL is encoded by the coding sequence ATGAAAAACACAAATAAGAATATAAAACAAAATAATACAACTATAGCAATCGTACCGTTTATGCTAATTGGTATACCTATAATTACAGCTTTGGCTTTAATTTTTTCGTACAACTCAGATGGCTTGAATGGTTTGTTTACTACCATATCAAAATTAGTGAATTACTCGGGGTTTAAGGAAGATGGAGGTTGGCATTTTAGGTTGATACTAGTTTTGCCAATTTTGAGCCTTTCTTATTATGTTGGGTTTACGATGCTTAAAAAGCATGAGGTGATATTTAGTATTCAGATGATGAAATACTTACTAATGGTAGTCTTTATAGCTATATCATCAATTTTTCTAATGGGTGTAGGTTGGGCGATAGCAGTATATTTGATAAAGGCTTTTAGCTTCATACATCTGTATGGTAGCCCATTCGATAGATTATCTGCTATAACTAACTCATACCCTTATGCTAAAAGCTATGATCTACTTAGTGACTACCTATGGGCGAATATTGTGGTTTTTTACATTACACTGGCTTTATTGAGTATTACTCAGCTAGTTCTATCAAAGACAATATATCCAAGAAAAATTGAACCTTTCTTTTCTGAATATATGTCTGATAAGGCTAACTTTAACAAAAAATCAGAAGGTCTAAAAAGCTCTGAAGATGAGCTAGAAGAATTAGGCTATAGATTGAGCAAAATGAAGACATTTGAACCATCTTTCTATTTCAAAGATTCTTTTACTTTTATAGCAAAAGATATTGAGAATAAAAAGCCTGTTTACATCAATGATAATAAGATTGTAAATAAAGAATTGCCTCATATTGCAATTGTGGGTGCAAGTGGTTCTGGTAAAGGTGTATTTTCTCAAAGCTTTTTGGTGCAGATGATACTTAAAAACTATCCTGTAATAGCTTTTGATCCAAACGAAGATGAGCACATGATGAAAAACCTTAAGAATAATGCTGAAAAAATGGGTAAAAAGTTTCATTGGATAAATTTTAAAAATTACGATACACCGCAAATAAACATTCTACAAGATTGTAATGCTTATGAGTTTAAGGAATTAACCAACCTATTATTTCCAGCATTGAAGATTAAAAACTCAGATGGTAACTATTATGCTCAATTCTCAAGAAGAGCTAGAGGGCTTTATGAGAAAGAAGTTGGTGGTGTTAAATGTATGTATGATCTACATAAAAAAGTATTTGAAAAATACGGAGAAGATTATCTTAAAGACGATAATGGTAATTTACCACAATTTGTCCAAGAATTTGCCGAGTTTGCTAGCATTTCAATGTTTAAGGTAGAAGAAAGTATATCTATAGCACAAGCTATTCAAAATGGTGATGTGATATACATTTCTTGTCCTGAAATGTCAGCAGATGATGAAATAACTTATCTATGTAAGGCATTCTTTATAAGGATTTTACAAATAATAAAATCAAGAGATTTAAAGAATGCTAAACATGTATTTTTATTTGTCGATGAATTTGCAGAGTTTGTAAATAAAAGCGTCAAATCAGCTATTGAGCAAGTGCGTAAAAAAGGCTGTACTATGTTGATGAATATGACTAGCTTTGAAAGTTTAGATGGGATTGATACAGATGTTAAAGGATCAGCTGTTATCACTACTGTTAAGAATAATTCTCTAAAACTTATCTATCAGCAACCGCATGAAGAGCTATCTGAAAAAGCTAGTAAAATGACAGGTGAAAAGATAATCAAAGTCGAACGAAATCACATCAAAAGAAATGAGGCTATGCAGGAAATTGATCAAGTAATGGAAACAGTGCAAACATCACAGAAGACTAATGTATTTAGTCCGACTATGCTAGCTAATCTACCTGCAAAAGTAGGCGTGTTTGTTGGTCAAGGTTTGCCAAGATTAGTACAAACAGAAGTACTTAAATATCCTAAAGATACTCAATTACCGACTCTACTAGAAGCACCAGCTTACCATGAAGAGAAAGAGTCAGCTAATGATGATAGTGATATTATGGGGGCTTTATGA
- a CDS encoding chitinase, with product MKKLNLISATTLALLSSTAFADCKVEDVKNGWSGSIEFSCDKDTNLMENPINIKLSDNAKIGSVWGLNGETHVTTKDGVTSIAVEKHWPKGKGVILKAGQSATVSFSPSTPKFSLASLSIGDNSADTPDTPDEPTDPVDPVDPIDPVDPPQPSGDYPLYEEGFSYKSGDIVEVQGKLYQCKEGVSAWCSSAAWAYAPSTGTAWDSAWKIYNGDEPVDPIDPVDPVNPDDPTPTPGDVFETTQAELDKKETELTSGPVMKEVKKSIRTIPNEVVEAVEPGLPNNPENVKRVESIVSSQDWEFLFPERAPEYTYSNFLKAVAKFPAFCGTYTDGRDSDAICKKSLATMFAHFAQETGGHTAHWDVPEWRQALVHVREMGWNEAMLGGYNGECNPNVWQGQTWPCGKFNTGEFKSYFGRGAKQLSYNYNYGPFSQAIYGDVTVLLNNPELVADTWLNLASAVFFFVYPQPPKPSMLHVIDGTWQPNSSDKANGLTPGFGVTTQIINGGVECGGANEIAQSLNRIDYYDNFTKHLGVNISNDEVLGCKGMKQFDAQGAGATNIFWEQDFSYNAKNPEGKSFACKLVGYQTPYSAFTQGDYGKCVKHHFPSIIIK from the coding sequence ATGAAAAAATTAAACCTAATATCTGCTACAACTTTAGCACTACTCAGCTCAACTGCTTTTGCAGACTGTAAAGTTGAAGATGTAAAAAATGGTTGGAGTGGTAGTATAGAGTTTAGCTGTGATAAAGACACAAATCTTATGGAAAACCCTATAAACATCAAACTCTCTGATAATGCTAAAATCGGTAGTGTATGGGGACTAAATGGTGAAACTCATGTCACAACTAAAGATGGTGTAACATCTATAGCTGTTGAGAAACATTGGCCTAAAGGTAAAGGAGTAATTTTAAAAGCAGGACAATCAGCAACCGTTTCTTTTTCTCCAAGTACTCCTAAATTTAGTTTAGCTAGTTTAAGTATCGGTGATAATTCTGCTGATACGCCAGACACTCCTGATGAACCTACTGATCCAGTAGATCCTGTTGACCCTATCGACCCAGTTGATCCTCCTCAACCTAGTGGTGACTACCCTTTATATGAGGAAGGTTTTTCATATAAAAGTGGTGATATAGTCGAAGTTCAAGGTAAATTATATCAATGTAAAGAAGGTGTAAGTGCTTGGTGCTCATCTGCTGCATGGGCTTATGCTCCTAGCACAGGTACAGCATGGGATTCAGCATGGAAAATTTATAATGGCGATGAACCTGTTGATCCTATCGACCCTGTTGACCCTGTAAATCCAGATGATCCAACTCCTACACCAGGTGATGTGTTCGAAACAACTCAAGCTGAACTTGATAAAAAAGAAACTGAACTTACTAGTGGTCCTGTAATGAAAGAGGTGAAAAAATCTATTCGTACTATCCCAAATGAGGTTGTAGAAGCTGTAGAGCCTGGTTTACCGAATAATCCAGAAAATGTTAAGCGAGTAGAAAGTATAGTTTCTAGTCAAGATTGGGAGTTTTTATTCCCTGAAAGAGCTCCAGAATACACATATAGCAATTTCTTAAAAGCTGTTGCTAAGTTTCCTGCATTTTGTGGTACATATACTGATGGTAGAGATTCTGATGCAATCTGTAAAAAATCTCTAGCAACTATGTTTGCACATTTTGCTCAAGAAACAGGTGGCCACACAGCTCACTGGGATGTTCCCGAATGGCGTCAAGCTCTAGTTCATGTAAGAGAAATGGGCTGGAATGAAGCAATGTTAGGAGGATATAATGGCGAATGTAATCCTAATGTATGGCAAGGTCAAACATGGCCTTGTGGTAAATTTAACACTGGTGAATTTAAGTCATACTTTGGTAGAGGTGCAAAACAGCTAAGCTATAACTATAATTACGGACCATTCTCTCAAGCAATATATGGTGATGTAACTGTACTACTTAATAATCCAGAGCTTGTTGCTGATACATGGTTAAACTTAGCTTCTGCTGTGTTTTTCTTTGTATATCCTCAACCACCTAAACCATCTATGCTTCATGTAATTGATGGTACTTGGCAACCAAACTCATCAGATAAAGCAAATGGTTTAACTCCTGGTTTTGGTGTAACTACTCAAATCATTAATGGTGGTGTTGAGTGTGGTGGTGCTAATGAAATAGCCCAATCTTTGAACCGTATAGATTATTATGATAATTTCACTAAACATTTAGGTGTAAATATCTCAAATGATGAAGTGCTAGGTTGTAAAGGCATGAAGCAGTTTGATGCACAAGGTGCTGGAGCTACAAATATTTTTTGGGAGCAAGATTTTAGTTATAACGCAAAAAATCCAGAAGGTAAATCTTTTGCTTGTAAACTTGTTGGCTATCAAACACCTTATTCAGCATTTACACAAGGTGATTATGGTAAGTGTGTAAAACATCATTTTCCAAGCATTATTATTAAATAA